In Melitaea cinxia chromosome 4, ilMelCinx1.1, whole genome shotgun sequence, a single genomic region encodes these proteins:
- the LOC123670033 gene encoding DNA-(apurinic or apyrimidinic site) endonuclease-like, which translates to MAPRTAKAKKNADVKVSENGVAKKGRGKAKNVLDVEQDSEAIVEEKVTVSEKKKRKIAASDNNDDESSINSKEDTAPPAKKGRKKNVEETNSEVNTLNGDNFEEDATTPNEDQNEEQGDSNGHSEDAQAPATKGRKKTAKKEPLELKPKESKAKKNTKQEVNIDKNEVTEKIPKGRGRGRKAKNPEPEEESYEVKGEPATKGKKKGQKNQEKSEVKKNVEEKEAENENENSSSEKGIEEDKIEVKKKTRKNVGKKVQVKDGSEDIDEEPAEALSNKNGKDAKKEEKGKGDVKGDTEKDDTIPETKPKGKRGQKKADKPQPEEIQDTGEPTSKRRRKADDKVSEDSKKKPAKSTTDYESIDFSNTSKNSQGKEWNFKIASWNVDGIRAWMGKDGLEYLKYEKPDILCLQEVKCSQEKLPDEIKNVPGYHAYWLCSDKDGYAGVGIYTTKLAMNVQYGLHNEELDSDGRIITAEYEQFYLICTYVPNAGRKLVTLPKRLKWNEEFRKHVKTLDKNKPVIICGDMNVAHNEIDLTNPKTNRKNAGFTDEERAGMTELLGDGFVDLYRHFYPNKTGAYTFWSYMFNSRSKNVGWRLDYFIVSQRLLPALCDTVIRDEVYGSDHCPITVFMHITSADKPKE; encoded by the exons ATGGCGCCGCGCACGGCTAAAGCTAAG AAAAATGCAGATGTTAAAGTTTCTGAAAATGGTGTagcaaaaaaaggaagaggaaAGGCTAAAAATGTATTAGATGTAGAGCAGGACTCAGAAGCAATTGTAGAAGAAAAAGTTACAGTTTcagaaaaaaagaaacgaaaGATTGCTGCCAGTGATAATAATGATGACGAGTCAAGTATCAATAGCAAAGAAGATACGGCACCACCAGcaaagaaaggaagaaagaaaaaTGTGGAAGAAACAAATTCTGAAGTTAACACATTAAATGGTGATAATTTTGAGGAAGATGCAACAACTCCAAATGAAGACCAGAATGAGGAGCAAGGTGATTCAAATGGGCATTCTGAAGATGCTCAAGCTCCTGCTACAAAAGGTCGTAAAAAAACTGCCAAAAAAGAACCCTTGGAATTGAAGCCTAAAGAAAGtaaagctaaaaaaaatactaaacaagaagtgaatattgataaaaatgaaGTTACTGAAAAAATACCGAAGGGTCGGGGTAGAGGTCGAAAGGCAAAAAATCCCGAACCAGAAGAAGAAAGCTATGAGGTTAAGGGTGAACCTGCAACTAAAGGTAAGAAAAAAGGGCAAAAAAACCAGGAAAAATCAGAAGTAAAAAAGAATGTCGAAGAAAAGGAAGCagagaatgaaaatgaaaactCATCCTCAGAAAAAGGAATTGAAGAAGATAAAATAgaagtaaaaaagaaaactcGTAAGAATGTAGGTAAAAAAGTGCAGGTCAAAGATGGGTCAGAAGATATCGATGAGGAACCTGCAGAAGCTCTGTCTAACAAGAACGGAAAAGATGCCAAAAAAGAGGAGAAAGGAAAAg GTGATGTAAAAGGTGACACCGAAAAAGATGATACCATTCCTGAAACTAAGCCAAAGGGTAAACGTGGACAAAAGAAAGCTGATAAACCACAACCTGAAGAAATACAAGACACCGGTGAGCCAACATCAAAACGTCGGCGTAAGGCTGACGATAAGG TTTCTGAGGATAGTAAAAAGAAACCGGCTAAATCTACGACTGACTATGAATCAATTGATTTCTCTAACACATCAAAAAACTCACAGGGTAAAGAATGGAACTTCAAAATAGCGAGTTGGAACGTCGACGGAATCAGGGCGTGGATGGGGAAGGACGGTTTAGAGTATTTAAAATACGAGAAACCTGATATATTGTGCTTGCAAGAAGTAAAATGTTCTCAAGAGAAGCTGCCAGATGAGATAAAGAACGTTCCCGGTTATCACGCGTACTGGCTATGTAGCGACAAAGATGGTTACGCCGGTGTGGGAATATACACGACAAAGTTAGCAATGAATGTCCAATATGGCCTACACAACGAAGAACTAGATAGTGACGGTCGAATAATTACAGCGGAGTATGAGCAGTTCTATTTGATATGTACATACGTCCCCAACGCTGGACGCAAACTGGTCACGCTTCCTAAAAGATTGAAATGGAACGAAGAATTTCGAAAACATGTTAAGACTCTTGATAAAAATAAACCCGTAATAATATGTGGGGATATGAACGTGGCTCATAACGAGATAG ACTTGACGAATCCTAAAACAAATCGGAAGAACGCCGGTTTCACTGACGAGGAGCGCGCCGGCATGACAGAGCTACTGGGAGACGGTTTCGTAGACTTATATCGCCATTTCTATCCAAACAAGACTGGTGCTTACACGTTTTGGAGCTATATGTTTAATAGTAGATCGAAAAATGTTGGATG gCGTTTAGACTACTTCATTGTATCTCAGAGATTACTACCGGCTTTGTGCGACACAGTGATACGAGATGAGGTCTACGGGAGTGACCATTGTCCTATAACAGTTTTCATGCACATTACTAGTGCAGACAAACCAAAAGAATAG